In Rutidosis leptorrhynchoides isolate AG116_Rl617_1_P2 chromosome 2, CSIRO_AGI_Rlap_v1, whole genome shotgun sequence, one genomic interval encodes:
- the LOC139894430 gene encoding histone-lysine N-methyltransferase SUVR5 isoform X2, which yields MIGNNILSHKVGVKVVKDLTVARRYVMQKISVSMINTIEQLTSEALTETARSVLVWKDFALEASRCKDYSELGNMLLKLENMILQRFINSSWLERSLETWVQQCQNAHSAEMIEMLKEELGDAINWNEVNTLTNSSLQSEVGSEWKIIKPEVMKWFSMSTPSSNITETAQQSNDLFANTGLQVSRKRPKLEIRRAEIQPSPNLGPAAIEIDSRFFNEPRDEVSLLETNDDVSDRWGEIVVEPGNNQETRFKDLVTISSSSSKTKQCSAFIEAKGRQCVRWASDGDIYCCVHSASRFSTNNFVKADFTPPQTDAQMCGGTTVLGTKCKHRSLPGTSFCKKHRSNTDTVIFPISPPENKLKRKLDDGFEEFSEPNNCKEIVLSTHFGNMDTTGTEQSGESCIGDGVGCSEIPKKHTLYCEKHLPNWLKRARNGKCRIISKEVFVDLLKSSDLHEQKLHLHQACELFYKFFKSVLSLRSPVPKEIQLQWVISEASKNVKTREFLMKLVESEKERLIRLWGFNTDGNAQIFSSIEEPVSFVTPNNNNNNNNNNNNNNNNNNNNNNNNNGNDNNESGNIVIKCNICLVEFVDDQMLAKHWIDNHKKEAQSAFKRYVCAICFDGFTNNNLLEAHVQERHHVEFVEQCKLYQCIPCGSRFGNLEQLWAHVLAHHSSNFKHLQNVVEVHQPNGDNDLNKQLQIVNHSHSRNGLQRFICRFCGLRFDLLPDLGRHHQAEHMNSNPSGPRKKGVGLSFFSNKLKPGRRFKKGLGMRKFGAGPIKKHIDEPFSQSEIQSSESISLGRLAESECSDVARLLFIKVNRTKPHPNNLEILATARFACCKTSFHESLEKKYGVLPERLYLKAAKLCSEHNVVIEWHRKGYICSKGCKSITNSNRLPTLKSLPECSVKPVTETYEPSEWPMDESHYIINFNNSRQESNDRSGIVLCDDISFGKESVAIACVVDEHLLGSIHSDDGQNNTCFLPWESFTYVTKSLIDQSINIGSQSIQLGCSCAHSTCSPKLCDHVYLFDTDYEDAKDVYGKPMTGRFPYDDRGRIILEEGYLVYECNNSCSCNKYCQNRVLQNGVRVRLEVFKTEDKGWAVRVGEPIRRGTFVCEYIGEVIDEHEANKRRQSYGREGCSFMFEIDARLNDMVRLIEGEALYVIDATKYGNVSRYINHSCSPNLENHQVLIESMDSQLSHIGLYASRDIEVGEELSFDYMRKAQLGEGSQCRCGAVNCRGRVQ from the exons ATGATAGGAAACAATATCTT GTCACATAAGGTTGGGGTAAAGGTGGTCAAAGATTTGACTGTTGCACGTCGTTATGTTATGCAAAAGATTTCTGTTAGCATGATAAATACCATTGAACAGTTAACCTCTGAG GCTCTTACGGAGACTGCACGCAGCGTGTTAGTGTGGAAGGATTTTGCATTGGAAGCTTCTAGATGTAAAGATTATTCCGAACTTGGGAATATGCTTCTTAAACTTGAAAAT ATGATATTGCAGCGTTTTATAAATTCATCGTGGCTCGAACGTTCTTTGGAAACATGGGTGCAACAATGTCAGAATGCTCACAGTGCTGAAATGATCGAAATGTTGAAGGAG GAGCTGGGTGATGCAATCAACTGGAACGAAGTGAACACACTTACAAATTCATCGTTGCAGTCCGAAGTTGGTTCCGAGTGGAAAATTATAAAACCCGAAGTTATGAAATGGTTTTCAATGTCAACTCCTTCATCTAACATCACTGAAACCGCACAACAAAGCAACGATCTTTTCGCTAATACAGGTCTTCAAGTCAGCCGAAAAAGGCCAAAGCTTGAAATCCGCCGAGCTGAAATACAACCCTCGCCGAATTTGGGACCCGCGGCAATCGAAATCGACTCTAGATTTTTCAACGAGCCTCGGGATGAAGTTTCTCTACTTGAAACAAACGATGATGTAAGTGATAGATGGGGTGAAATTGTAGTAGAACCCGGGAATAATCAAGAAACTCGGTTTAAAGATTTAGTAACGATATCATCATCGTCAAGTAAGACTAAACAATGTAGTGCTTTCATTGAAGCTAAAGGAAGACAATGTGTTAGATGGGCAAGTGACGGTGACATTTATTGTTGCGTGCATTCGGCGTCTCGTTTTTCAACTAATAATTTCGTAAAAGCGGATTTCACTCCTCCGCAAACGGACGCACAAATGTGCGGTGGTACAACCGTTTTAGGTACTAAATGCAAGCATCGGTCCCTACCCGGCACATCTTTTTGTAAAAAACACCGATCGAATACGGATACCGTGATATTTCCAATTTCGCCCCCCGAAAATAAACTTAAGCGAAAGTTAGACGACGGGTTCGAAGAATTTTCAGAGCCTAATAATTGCAAAGAAATCGTACTATCGACCCATTTTGGAAATATGGATACAACGGGTACCGAACAATCGGGTGAATCTTGTATAGGTGATGGTGTTGGTTGTAGTGAAATACCGAAGAAGCATACGTTGTATTGCGAAAAACACTTGCCAAATTGGTTGAAACGTGCGAGAAATGGAAAGTGTAGGATTATTTCGAAAGAAGTATTTGTAGATCTTCTTAAAAGTAGTGATTTACATGAACAGAAATTGCATTTACACCAAGCGTGTGAACTGTTCTACAAGTTTTTTAAAAGCGTTTTATCGTTGCGTAGCCCTGTTCCTAAGGAAATTCAGCTTCAATGGGTGATTTCGGAAGCTTCGAAAAATGTAAAAACCCGAGAATTTTTAATGAAGTTGGTTGAAAGTGAAAAAGAAAGATTGATTAGGTTATGGGGATTTAACACCGACGGCAATGCGCAAATTTTTAGCTCGATTGAAGAACCGGTTAGTTTTGTGAcaccgaataataataataataataataataataataataataataataataataataataataataataataataataatggtaatgataataatgagaGTGGTAACATTGTTATCAAGTGTAACATTTGTTTAGTGGAATTTGTTGACGATCAAATGCTTGCGAAACACTGGATCGATAATCATAAAAAGGAGGCACAATCGGCGTTTAAACGTTACGTTTGTGCGATTTGTTTCGATGGTTTCACGAATAATAACCTTCTAGAAGCGCATGTTCAAGAAAGGCATCACGTTGAGTTCGTCGAACAATGCAAGCTTTACCAATGTATTCCTTGTGGTAGCCGTTTCGGGAATCTCGAACAATTGTGGGCCCACGTGCTCGCGCATCATTCGTCTAATTTCAAGCATCTACAAAACGTCGTTGAAGTTCATCAACCAAACGGGGATAACGACTTGAATAAGCAATTACAAATCGTGAATCATTCGCATAGTCGAAACGGGTTGCAACGGTTCATATGCCGGTTTTGCGGGTTGAGATTCGACTTGCTTCCCGATCTTGGCCGACACCATCAAGCGGAACACATGAATTCGAACCCGAGTGGTCCACGTAAGAAGGGTGTGGGTTTATCCTTTTTTTCTAATAAGTTAAAACCCGGGAGACGGTTCAAAAAAGGACTCGGAATGAGAAAATTCGGTGCGGGACCCATAAAAAAACACATTGATGAACCATTCAGCCAAAGTGAGATTCAGTCGTCTGAATCAATAAGCCTTGGTCGATTAGCTGAATCTGAATGTTCAGACGTTGCTAGGTTACTGTTTATCAAAGTTAATCGAACCAAACCTCATCCTAATAATCTCGAGATTTTAGCGACGGCTCGTTTTGCGTGTTGCAAAACGAGCTTTCACGAATCGTTAGAGAAGAAATACGGGGTTTTACCCGAACGTTTGTACCTTAAAGCAGCAAAACTATGTAGCGAACATAACGTTGTAATCGAGTGGCATCGAAAAGGATATATTTGCTCCAAAGGATGTAAATCAATTACAAATTCGAATCGTTTGCCGACTTTGAAATCTCTTCCGGAATGTTCCGTAAAACCCGTTACCGAAACGTACGAACCGTCTGAGTGGCCTATGGATGAGTCTCATTATATTATTAATTTCAACAATTCTCGACAAGAATCAAACGACCGATCGGGGATTGTTTTGTGTGATGACATCAGCTTCGGAAAGGAGTCGGTAGCGATTGCGTGTGTAGTCGATGAACATCTGCTCGGGTCTATTCATAGTGATGACGGGCAAAACAACACTTGCTTCTTGCCGTGGGAAAGTTTTACTTATGTGACAAAATCGTTAATTGATCAGTCTATTAATATTGGATCACAG AGTATACAATTGGGTTGCAGTTGTGCGCATTCAACGTGCTCCCCGAAATTGTGTGATCATGTTTATCTTTTTGATACTGATTATGAAGATGCTAAAGATGTATATGGGAAACCGATGACCGGAAGGTTCCCGTATGATGACAGAGGTCGAATCATTTTGGAG GAGGGCTACTTGGTTTACGAATGCAATAACAGTTGCAGCTGCAATAAATACTGTCAGAACAGGGTTTTGCAAAATGGTGTTAGGGTGAGGTTGGAGGTCTTCAAAACAGAGGACAAG GGTTGGGCAGTGAGAGTTGGGGAACCAATCCGTCGTGGTACATTTGTTTGCGAGTATATTGGCGAGGTTATAGACGAGCATGAAGCAAATAAGAGGCGCCAAAG CTACGGTAGAGAAGGTTGCAGCTTTATGTTTGAGATTGATGCTCGGCTTAATGACATGGTTCGACTAATTGAAGGAGAGGCTTTGTATGTTATTGATGCCACAAAGTATGGCAATGTTTCGCGATACATAAATCACAG CTGCTCTCCAAACCTTGAGAATCATCAAGTTCTTATCGAAAGTATGGATTCTCAGTTGTCACACATTGGTCTCTACGCTAGTCGAGAT ATCGAAGTAGGTGAAGAATTGAGCTTCGATTACATGCGCAAGGCACAACTCGGTGAAGGGAGTCAATGCAGATGTGGCGCTGTTAATTGCAGAGGCCGCGTGCAGTGA
- the LOC139894430 gene encoding histone-lysine N-methyltransferase SUVR5 isoform X1 encodes MQVLACNDVHYAGESNDSPNQGSETPFVYDGRANSRLQDDIIKDGYTKLDNVELTDDEQFDDVHPNNDVDVGDDNNRDSGVDSLDGDTVGREFPGGNHECEPSPSEAKWLEQDQPMAVWVKWRGNWQAGIRCARSDWPLSTIRAKPTHDRKQYLVIFFPRKRNYSWADVLLLRPINEFPEPIVYRSHKVGVKVVKDLTVARRYVMQKISVSMINTIEQLTSEALTETARSVLVWKDFALEASRCKDYSELGNMLLKLENMILQRFINSSWLERSLETWVQQCQNAHSAEMIEMLKEELGDAINWNEVNTLTNSSLQSEVGSEWKIIKPEVMKWFSMSTPSSNITETAQQSNDLFANTGLQVSRKRPKLEIRRAEIQPSPNLGPAAIEIDSRFFNEPRDEVSLLETNDDVSDRWGEIVVEPGNNQETRFKDLVTISSSSSKTKQCSAFIEAKGRQCVRWASDGDIYCCVHSASRFSTNNFVKADFTPPQTDAQMCGGTTVLGTKCKHRSLPGTSFCKKHRSNTDTVIFPISPPENKLKRKLDDGFEEFSEPNNCKEIVLSTHFGNMDTTGTEQSGESCIGDGVGCSEIPKKHTLYCEKHLPNWLKRARNGKCRIISKEVFVDLLKSSDLHEQKLHLHQACELFYKFFKSVLSLRSPVPKEIQLQWVISEASKNVKTREFLMKLVESEKERLIRLWGFNTDGNAQIFSSIEEPVSFVTPNNNNNNNNNNNNNNNNNNNNNNNNNGNDNNESGNIVIKCNICLVEFVDDQMLAKHWIDNHKKEAQSAFKRYVCAICFDGFTNNNLLEAHVQERHHVEFVEQCKLYQCIPCGSRFGNLEQLWAHVLAHHSSNFKHLQNVVEVHQPNGDNDLNKQLQIVNHSHSRNGLQRFICRFCGLRFDLLPDLGRHHQAEHMNSNPSGPRKKGVGLSFFSNKLKPGRRFKKGLGMRKFGAGPIKKHIDEPFSQSEIQSSESISLGRLAESECSDVARLLFIKVNRTKPHPNNLEILATARFACCKTSFHESLEKKYGVLPERLYLKAAKLCSEHNVVIEWHRKGYICSKGCKSITNSNRLPTLKSLPECSVKPVTETYEPSEWPMDESHYIINFNNSRQESNDRSGIVLCDDISFGKESVAIACVVDEHLLGSIHSDDGQNNTCFLPWESFTYVTKSLIDQSINIGSQSIQLGCSCAHSTCSPKLCDHVYLFDTDYEDAKDVYGKPMTGRFPYDDRGRIILEEGYLVYECNNSCSCNKYCQNRVLQNGVRVRLEVFKTEDKGWAVRVGEPIRRGTFVCEYIGEVIDEHEANKRRQSYGREGCSFMFEIDARLNDMVRLIEGEALYVIDATKYGNVSRYINHSCSPNLENHQVLIESMDSQLSHIGLYASRDIEVGEELSFDYMRKAQLGEGSQCRCGAVNCRGRVQ; translated from the exons ATGCAAGTTCTTGCGTGTAACGATGTACATTATGCTGGAGAATCTAATGATAGTCCAAATCAAGGTTCCGAAACACCTTTTGTATACGATGGTCGGGCCAATAGCCGCCTCCAAGATGATATAATTAAAGATGGTTATACTAAATTAGATAACGTCGAACTAACAGATGATGAACAATTTGATGATGTTCATCCCAATAACGATGTTGATGTGGGTGACGATAACAATCGTGATTCTGGAGTAGATAGTTTAGATGGTGATACAGTTGGACGAGAATTTCCAGGTGGCAATCACGAGTGTGAGCCTTCTCCATCGGAAGCTAAGTGGTTAGAACAAGATCAACCAATGGCAGTTTGGGTCAAG TGGAGGGGGAATTGGCAAGCAGGGATACGGTGCGCAAGATCCGATTGGCCATTATCAACTATAAGAGCAAAACCTACTCATGATAGGAAACAATATCTTGTAATATTTTTTCCAAGAAAACGAAACTATTCATGGGCTGATGTGTTGCTTCTTCGCCCAATTAATGAGTTTCCGGAGCCTATTGTATATAGGTCACATAAGGTTGGGGTAAAGGTGGTCAAAGATTTGACTGTTGCACGTCGTTATGTTATGCAAAAGATTTCTGTTAGCATGATAAATACCATTGAACAGTTAACCTCTGAG GCTCTTACGGAGACTGCACGCAGCGTGTTAGTGTGGAAGGATTTTGCATTGGAAGCTTCTAGATGTAAAGATTATTCCGAACTTGGGAATATGCTTCTTAAACTTGAAAAT ATGATATTGCAGCGTTTTATAAATTCATCGTGGCTCGAACGTTCTTTGGAAACATGGGTGCAACAATGTCAGAATGCTCACAGTGCTGAAATGATCGAAATGTTGAAGGAG GAGCTGGGTGATGCAATCAACTGGAACGAAGTGAACACACTTACAAATTCATCGTTGCAGTCCGAAGTTGGTTCCGAGTGGAAAATTATAAAACCCGAAGTTATGAAATGGTTTTCAATGTCAACTCCTTCATCTAACATCACTGAAACCGCACAACAAAGCAACGATCTTTTCGCTAATACAGGTCTTCAAGTCAGCCGAAAAAGGCCAAAGCTTGAAATCCGCCGAGCTGAAATACAACCCTCGCCGAATTTGGGACCCGCGGCAATCGAAATCGACTCTAGATTTTTCAACGAGCCTCGGGATGAAGTTTCTCTACTTGAAACAAACGATGATGTAAGTGATAGATGGGGTGAAATTGTAGTAGAACCCGGGAATAATCAAGAAACTCGGTTTAAAGATTTAGTAACGATATCATCATCGTCAAGTAAGACTAAACAATGTAGTGCTTTCATTGAAGCTAAAGGAAGACAATGTGTTAGATGGGCAAGTGACGGTGACATTTATTGTTGCGTGCATTCGGCGTCTCGTTTTTCAACTAATAATTTCGTAAAAGCGGATTTCACTCCTCCGCAAACGGACGCACAAATGTGCGGTGGTACAACCGTTTTAGGTACTAAATGCAAGCATCGGTCCCTACCCGGCACATCTTTTTGTAAAAAACACCGATCGAATACGGATACCGTGATATTTCCAATTTCGCCCCCCGAAAATAAACTTAAGCGAAAGTTAGACGACGGGTTCGAAGAATTTTCAGAGCCTAATAATTGCAAAGAAATCGTACTATCGACCCATTTTGGAAATATGGATACAACGGGTACCGAACAATCGGGTGAATCTTGTATAGGTGATGGTGTTGGTTGTAGTGAAATACCGAAGAAGCATACGTTGTATTGCGAAAAACACTTGCCAAATTGGTTGAAACGTGCGAGAAATGGAAAGTGTAGGATTATTTCGAAAGAAGTATTTGTAGATCTTCTTAAAAGTAGTGATTTACATGAACAGAAATTGCATTTACACCAAGCGTGTGAACTGTTCTACAAGTTTTTTAAAAGCGTTTTATCGTTGCGTAGCCCTGTTCCTAAGGAAATTCAGCTTCAATGGGTGATTTCGGAAGCTTCGAAAAATGTAAAAACCCGAGAATTTTTAATGAAGTTGGTTGAAAGTGAAAAAGAAAGATTGATTAGGTTATGGGGATTTAACACCGACGGCAATGCGCAAATTTTTAGCTCGATTGAAGAACCGGTTAGTTTTGTGAcaccgaataataataataataataataataataataataataataataataataataataataataataataataataatggtaatgataataatgagaGTGGTAACATTGTTATCAAGTGTAACATTTGTTTAGTGGAATTTGTTGACGATCAAATGCTTGCGAAACACTGGATCGATAATCATAAAAAGGAGGCACAATCGGCGTTTAAACGTTACGTTTGTGCGATTTGTTTCGATGGTTTCACGAATAATAACCTTCTAGAAGCGCATGTTCAAGAAAGGCATCACGTTGAGTTCGTCGAACAATGCAAGCTTTACCAATGTATTCCTTGTGGTAGCCGTTTCGGGAATCTCGAACAATTGTGGGCCCACGTGCTCGCGCATCATTCGTCTAATTTCAAGCATCTACAAAACGTCGTTGAAGTTCATCAACCAAACGGGGATAACGACTTGAATAAGCAATTACAAATCGTGAATCATTCGCATAGTCGAAACGGGTTGCAACGGTTCATATGCCGGTTTTGCGGGTTGAGATTCGACTTGCTTCCCGATCTTGGCCGACACCATCAAGCGGAACACATGAATTCGAACCCGAGTGGTCCACGTAAGAAGGGTGTGGGTTTATCCTTTTTTTCTAATAAGTTAAAACCCGGGAGACGGTTCAAAAAAGGACTCGGAATGAGAAAATTCGGTGCGGGACCCATAAAAAAACACATTGATGAACCATTCAGCCAAAGTGAGATTCAGTCGTCTGAATCAATAAGCCTTGGTCGATTAGCTGAATCTGAATGTTCAGACGTTGCTAGGTTACTGTTTATCAAAGTTAATCGAACCAAACCTCATCCTAATAATCTCGAGATTTTAGCGACGGCTCGTTTTGCGTGTTGCAAAACGAGCTTTCACGAATCGTTAGAGAAGAAATACGGGGTTTTACCCGAACGTTTGTACCTTAAAGCAGCAAAACTATGTAGCGAACATAACGTTGTAATCGAGTGGCATCGAAAAGGATATATTTGCTCCAAAGGATGTAAATCAATTACAAATTCGAATCGTTTGCCGACTTTGAAATCTCTTCCGGAATGTTCCGTAAAACCCGTTACCGAAACGTACGAACCGTCTGAGTGGCCTATGGATGAGTCTCATTATATTATTAATTTCAACAATTCTCGACAAGAATCAAACGACCGATCGGGGATTGTTTTGTGTGATGACATCAGCTTCGGAAAGGAGTCGGTAGCGATTGCGTGTGTAGTCGATGAACATCTGCTCGGGTCTATTCATAGTGATGACGGGCAAAACAACACTTGCTTCTTGCCGTGGGAAAGTTTTACTTATGTGACAAAATCGTTAATTGATCAGTCTATTAATATTGGATCACAG AGTATACAATTGGGTTGCAGTTGTGCGCATTCAACGTGCTCCCCGAAATTGTGTGATCATGTTTATCTTTTTGATACTGATTATGAAGATGCTAAAGATGTATATGGGAAACCGATGACCGGAAGGTTCCCGTATGATGACAGAGGTCGAATCATTTTGGAG GAGGGCTACTTGGTTTACGAATGCAATAACAGTTGCAGCTGCAATAAATACTGTCAGAACAGGGTTTTGCAAAATGGTGTTAGGGTGAGGTTGGAGGTCTTCAAAACAGAGGACAAG GGTTGGGCAGTGAGAGTTGGGGAACCAATCCGTCGTGGTACATTTGTTTGCGAGTATATTGGCGAGGTTATAGACGAGCATGAAGCAAATAAGAGGCGCCAAAG CTACGGTAGAGAAGGTTGCAGCTTTATGTTTGAGATTGATGCTCGGCTTAATGACATGGTTCGACTAATTGAAGGAGAGGCTTTGTATGTTATTGATGCCACAAAGTATGGCAATGTTTCGCGATACATAAATCACAG CTGCTCTCCAAACCTTGAGAATCATCAAGTTCTTATCGAAAGTATGGATTCTCAGTTGTCACACATTGGTCTCTACGCTAGTCGAGAT ATCGAAGTAGGTGAAGAATTGAGCTTCGATTACATGCGCAAGGCACAACTCGGTGAAGGGAGTCAATGCAGATGTGGCGCTGTTAATTGCAGAGGCCGCGTGCAGTGA